The genomic segment gttgaggggaccttatctccccgttattgtttctttttatatttatgaccatgtttccaaattattgtgtttttccgcattactttgatcatatgaattaggtgcatgattacagacagataggggtgtttcgggcctccatggttcgaaatactcgtcacggccaggccctggttcgggtcgtgacactgaacccccttcgactagtccgtatatgtactactgaacccccttcgactagtttgtatatgtactactgaacCCCCTCATTGAAAATCCTAGATCCGCCCCTGGTGGAGAACGATCAGGAACATTATTAGATGAGTTAACAGAATTGGTTGAGGTAGAAGAATTAGGAGAATGATGTAAAATCACCTCAAAGAGTGTCGGCAAGGAACAGGAATCCTAGAAAAGATCGATTGAGACTCCCATCACGGTTTTGAAGAGAGAGTGAAAGGAAGAGGAATGGTGGTAAATTGGGCACCACAGTTGGAAATCTTGAGGCATCCATCTATGGGGGCTTTTTAGAGTCACTGCGGGTGGAATTCTTGTATCGAGAGCATGAGCATGGGAGTGCCTCTAGCAACTTGGCCAGTCAGTTACGATCAGCCATTTAACGCTATTTTTGTAACCAATTTGCTAAAGATCGGAATACCTGTCAAGCGTTGGTCTCTCCGGGAGGAATTGGTAACAGCATCAACCATTGAATTATCGAATCAAATTGTAggcaaaaatgattaaaaatatttgagggcTGATAAAatggtttaaaatattaatttttgatgagtttctaattttcaaaagttgaagcgtattttgatttttatcttatgttctcttttttttttgtttttcaaggTATCCCCAGAGCTgacagccgtgagactaatcctccgttcctactgtcagcgcactaagcggtagggaactggccacagagtttttttcattcaccaaaGGTGGGGATCGAACCCCAACCTCTTACTTAAGATgtgctgaaccaccacaccaacccGACTATTCGTGAAATCACTAATCCATCTTTTATTCCGTATCAAATATGAaggaaaatcaaatattttatttatttctgtttAACCAATTGTATTCCGCCCGTATTTATTTACCCCTCCTAAATCCTAATTTAGATAGGTGTGTACCACCTTCCATATGCATAAACAGCCTAACAAGTAACAACAACTTGAGCTTAATTTTCTCCAACTAGcctatttgaaattttcaattgTATTAAGCAATTTGATGTtgtacaattgataaatcaaaagcacacaaatattcatttttattttcaaacttcaatACTCATTAATTTATGACAAATTTCATCCAACTATTCATCACAATATACTAGAATATCTTtcgagaatttatttttttctacgtAGTGTTTAATTCACATTAGAATCTGACTAAATTTGGATTCACTCTCACACTTAGATACAAATCCCTCCTTAACAAGGATTTGATATCAGGACTTAATCGCCAAAAGGGTTTGAAGAAAGAGCGGAAGGAAGAGGAATGGTGGTGAGAAATTGGGTACCCCAATTAGAAATATTGAGACATTCATCTACGGGCGGGTTTTTGAGCCACTGTGGATGGAATTCTTGTATCGAGAGCATTAGCATGGGAGTGCCTCTAGCAACATGGCCAATCCATCACGATCAGCCATTTAACGCTATTTTAGTGACCAATTTGCTGAAGACTGGAACATCTGTCAGGAGTTGGACACGTCGAGAAGAATTGGTGACAGCATCAACCATTGAGAAAGCTGTGAATACATTGATGGGCACGACAGAAGGGGAAGAGATGAGGCAAAGGACAGTGGAATTGAGAAAAAAGATCAAGAGCTCTGTCAGCGATGGAGAACCTGCACGCGAGGCAATGgaatctttcatctcaaatatTATCAAATAACTTCCTCGGGGGGAGGGTTGTAGACTGTTTTAAGAACATCGTCTTGTGGGCTCAATTCTGTATCAGTAGAGTCACAATACTACAGTTTGTCTCACTAAAATCACTCAACTATGTATTAAATACAACTCGCTTGTACCGAGTACACAAGTGGGATATATTTATGGAAAGCTAAGGTCCCAAAATCTTGGGATGTGTAGAACtttaattatcaaaatagttAATAAATCATTCATTGAGAACAACTCATCTTCCTAACATCAAGGTATTCTTAATTAGTTCAATATCTCAGATCTGTATATAACATGTTGTGTTTATTATATTCTGTAACGCCTCGCATtacgggctacaatatagaccatgatttcgatgcgttgataatcccgaagccataaatcctataccaatatggcatgttaattatttgcgtagtatgtgaatccattcaagcttgaatttagaccatagaggtccttcaactcaaggacgagttgaaactatttcgatcgattaagttttagtggacattgtaatttgtgtcagcttccatcgaccataactctctgtatatgtcgaattagagagactactatgtgtcaaatgataggtcttcgagttatctttccaacgataccaattttgctaaaatccggcacccgagcaagaagttatggcctttgaAAGtagtaggcggtgcctatgtaacataggtgatagcataggcggcgcctatgtaaaggtttcaagtgacttaaacactccgtttttggtgCAAAATGGttcttttccacccttacttagccctaaacacgaaattcagttcccaaagaccccaaaatacaccttcattcatcaaaattgttcaagaactctctctagggtttcaaaataaaaacccaagcaactcaagattcaaccgtgggttttagaaactaattgtatatttggaatcctctcaacgtaggcttcaagaagcacctaatattcgtagtaatctcatgggctttaaaaatttatgttttcaaatgggggttttgaaattacgaatatgattatgttttaaacgttttatgatattaatttggcCCTTaatactcccaaagtgatttgcaatatgatatatgtatatgcatgtattccgaaaagatgttaacttgagagcatgaatgatatgaaatttcctctcttgatgtgaatttgttttaaatgttcatatgatgtaaattgtttgaaaacatcttgaagagcatgacatgaaatgttttgagaattgatatgattttgacttgaaaacgagaaggttattcatgttgaatacaatggttgaattagaagaatgatgtgatattgatggcttgcaagtcgggtatgacgataccctacagagtatgacatgtgattgatttgaacaaagtttgaatgcattgattttcatgagaaaggtggatacccgaagaaggcgtttgagtgaaagggctcatcgttggaaaccgtagttgccgatgcgggtcatatgatattgtatcctacatgggaggataataaaattattgggacatctcacatgggggattCCCTacggtgtactcacatgggggtataccggctccaaatcctggcggctacttggattggaggcttggccgccgagcaccagcggcggattccacatagccgtggaattacaattatagggtattccacctaactcaatcgcattacattggtattgaaaactattacattatacCCATGTGTtctcaaataatttgatatgaacctgctttataatggctctcacctacattgtgtaaaaatattatatttctgttttgatttctctgcgtaccagtacttttgtattgattccctctcctcccaggttcggaggcacagtctaggggtccagaaaaccAATAGATTCCTTCCgacagatcgcagaatcaagtggtgagccttctatatttcggaaggcctgatgtctgcagtttaatttatcatttattagttttgggtttactgggggccttgtcccagttttcagatagatatttgttttagtcatgtagtagagatttcacaaacgTTATAGAGacgttgtgttgagattgtggggcATTATtccccatttttattttcatatgattcttgaccatgtttccgttatatagtgtatcttccgcaatttttttcatataagtcatgtgcatgattaccagatagataaggggtgtttcgggccttgatggttcggaatactcgtcacggccagggccccggtttgggtcgtgacatattcATCAACAGACTGGCACATGCAGCCTAGTTCAACCTTTAAATGCATATAAACAAGACAGCAATATGGGACAAGTACTTTGCATAGTTTAGTCGAAAACTCATTGTACCTTATTcatctttctctatttctctGATCTTGTTCCAATGGCTACCAACTCATCAGAAAATGAAGTGATTGTGGCCATGCTGCCATTTCCTGATTACAGCCATCTGAATCAGCTCTTTGTTCTTGCGAGCAAATGCAGGATGAGTTTCCATTGTTGGAGCCACATAAGAAAATGTGCTTTAGAATGGAGAATGAGTTGGCGCTACACTCTGGAgaagtcataaaatcatgtaaagaAGTGGAAGGTAAGTACCCTGATTTACTTGCCGATGCAAAAGACAGGCCGTTATGGGCTTTTGGTCCATTTCATATGTTGCTAGAATCACTTGAATCTATCTCTTCATCTTCTTGCAACATGACTTGTCATGAATGCCTAGAATTTCTCGACAAGCAAGATGTTAACTCAGTAATATTCGTCTCGTTTGGATCGACCACTACATTATCACAAGAGCAAATCAATGAACTTGCTTTGGGTTTAGAACAAAGCAACCATAGATTTATTTGGGTACTAAGAAAAGGATCTGACAATAAGGAGAAACTTAGAGAGAAAGACGGAAAGATTGAACTACCAGACGGGTTTGAAGAGAGAGTGAAAGGAAGAGGAATGGTGGTAAATTGGGCACCGCAGTTGGACATCTTGAGGCATTCATCTACTGGTGGTTTTTTAAGTCACTGCGGGTGGAATTCTTGTATCGAGAGCATGAGCATGGGAGTGCCTCTAGCAACTTGGCCGGTCAGTTACGATCAGCCATTTAACGCTATTTTTGTAACCAATTTGCTAAAGATCGGAATACCTGTCAAGCGTTGATCTCACCGGGAGGAATTGGTAACAGCATCAACCATTGAGAAAGCTGTGAAGACATTGATGGGCACGACAGAAGGCTAAGAGATGAGGCAAAGGGCAGTTACATTGAGCAACAAGATCAAGAGCTCTGTTAGCGATGGCGGACCAGCACGCAAGGAAATGgaatctttcatttcaaatattATCGAATGACCTTCCTAATTTGTTGTCTTTCAGTTCTATTATCCTCTGTTGGAATAAAATTGATAGCCAAaggaataaatattgaaaataaataaataaataaataaataatgaataaatattacAAACTCTTTCATATAGTTTATCTCTTCAGCAAGTTGAACATAACATATTCTTTTTGCTCAATGGTGGTTGGTGAGACCTGAATACAAAACCTTCAtctcctgaactcaattttagcgtatttttgtcactcttttgtGTTGACGTGacacttttattacataaaattggGCTCACATCAAATGTTGTTgcatcagctaaaaaggttgataaaaatacgctaaaattgagttcaaagggtaataggacccttgtgaagctggagtgtgtcgtagcaaatttggtcacaGTTCAGACAGGTACTAGATGCTTTCCTCAATTATTTGAGATCGtcttttagttgaattttttttcctctGATCTACTTAAGTACTCCCTTCCTTTCAATTTATGTGCCCTTTTTAGTCAGTTTAAAAAAGAACGACACATATTAAAATAGCTAATTTCCCAGACCTGCAGATCACATGATGTCTTTATCACTTATTAAAATAGCTTATTTACCAGATCTGCATATGACATGATATCTTTATTATGAATGTTTATTAGAAGAGTGGCACCCACATTCATCTTGTGTTGTATGATTAAATGCAGATTGACAAGACAGAATTATGAGAGACAAGTATTATCTGTCACAGTTAAGCTCTAAACTCATTTTTCTGATCCTGTTCTAATGGCTACGAACTCATCGGAGAGTGTTGTTCACCTTAATGAAGCGATTGTGGCGATGGTGCCATTTCCTGATTATAGTCATGTCAATCAACTCTTCGTTCTTGCTCGCTTCATCGCCTCCCGTGACATACCGGTACACTTCCTCTGCCTTGCTGATTGGAACCGAGATTTGAAACTGCGTGTCCAAGGTGGTCTCGAGGTCTCAAACATTCATTTTGAGGACTTATCAATACCTTCTTCTCCGAAGGAAAATGATGATGCTGGCCGCGATGGTATGCCTCCGATTCTAATACTTCTGAAAAAACTCAGGGAGCCTTTTCGTAAAACATGCCTTGAACTCTCCACCAATGCAAAGAGATTAGTCGTAATTCACGACAGTATAATGAGGGAACTTACAAGGGACGTCCACGCATTTCTCAACGTCAAGTCTTATATCTTCCACACTGGGTCGGCTTTTAGCAAATATTCTGGCCTCCACCAAGTTATTCCTGACATAGTTGATGATGATCACGACAAGCTGGTCGAGAAAATACACTATGAGTTTCCGTCGTTGGAGAGTTGTAGTGGACCATATGCAGAAGCTTTCGTTAGAAAGGAACATGAATGGCAGCTCAACTCTGGAGAAATCTTGAACACCAGCAGAGAAGTCGAAGGTAAGTACCTAGATTTACTTGCACAGACAAAAGGCAACAAGCAGTGGTGGGCTATTGGTCCACTTCATATGTTGCTGCTAGAATCACAGGACTTTAGCAATAGGACTCGTCACGAATGCCTAGAATTTCTCGACAAGCAAGACGTTAACTCCGTAATATTCGTGTCCTTTGGAACAACCACTACATTCTCACAAGAGCAAGTCAATGAGATAGCGCTTGGTTTAGAGCGAAGCAACCATAAATTTATTTGGGTACTACGAGAAGCATATAAAAAGACGGAAACTGAGAAAATTGAAGAGAGAGATGGAAAGATTGAATTGCCAAAAAGGTTTGAAGAAAGAGCGGAAGGAAGAGGAATGGTGGTGAGAAATTGGGTACCGCAATTAGAAATCTTGGGACATTCATCTACAGGCGGGTTTTTGAGCCACTGTGGATGGAATTCTTGTATCGAGAGCATTAGCATGGGAGTGCCTCTAGCAACATGGCCAATCCATTACGATCAGCCATTTAACGCAATTATTATGACCAACTTGCTGAAGATCGGAACATCTGTCAGGAGTTGGGCACATCGAAAAGAATTGGTGACAGCATCAACCATTGAGAAAACTGTCAACACTTTGATGGGCACGATAGAAGGGAAAGAGATGAGACAAAGAGCCGTGGAGTTAAGACACAAGATCAAGAGATCTGTTAGCCATGGAGGACCTGCACACAAGGAAATGGaatctttcatatcaaatatTATCAAATAACTCCCAGAGGCAAGTTGTGGACAACACAAAAAGAAAGAACGTAGTTAGGAAGATCAAGAGACCGAGTTCTCTTTAGGACAGAGTTTCCTAGTATCTGTATTGGTGCGATATAGCAAGTGCCCGACAAATTAGTTGAAGTGTGCACAAACTTAGTCGAACACCATTATCCATCTGATAATCAAGGTTGCTTGGACGAATCGTCCAAAACTGCTACTGCACACGTGTCAATTCCTTCAAAAAATACATAGCTATTGAAGGATCCAACACGCGCCCAGTGATGTGTTCAAGAGCCCAACCAACATAGTTCTTGGTTCCATAAAATGATTCTCATTCATACATTAGCAGATAGTAGCTATTGTCTTCTTTAAAATAATCCCAGATGCAACctctattatattatttagtgaagCAGGATCTCATTAATGCCTGTgtagtattaattttttactgTCAAGAGacagtattaatttttttattgtcaaGAGAGTGGTAGGTGCTTTTGTGttcaataaatgataaaaatgcTCTCTTATTTTGAAGGAAACAATGTATTAGCTAAGTCGAACACCATTATCCATCTGATAATCAAGGTTGCTTGGACGAATCGTCCAAAACTGCTACTGCACACGTGTCAATTCCTTCAAAAAATACATAGCTATTGAAGGATCCAACACGCGCCCAGTGATGTGTTCAAGAGCCCAACCAACATAGTTCTTGGTTCCATAAAATGATTCTCATTCATACATTAGCAGATAGTAGCTATTGTCTTCTTTAAAATAATCCCAGATGCAACctctattatattatttagtgaagCAGGATCTCATTAATGCCTGTgtagtattaattttttactgTCAAGAGacagtattaatttttttattgtcaaGAGAGTGGTAGGTGCTTTTGTGttcaataaatgataaaaatgcTCTCTTATTTTGAAGGAAACAATGTATTAGCTATTCAGCTTCTTCTATACAAAGCATTGAAGTTTGTGGATAGTTAAGAGATAAGCATCGAGTACCCCTCGAACTATGGCACACTCCAACTTTACATGGATAGTTAAGAGATAATCATCTTGTACCCCCTCGAACTATGTAAAGtttctacgacacactccaactttacaTGGATCCTATTACCCCCGTAAACTCAAATTTAGCttatttttgtcactcttttgtgctggacacctttattatataaaaatggtgTTGAAGACATTGAAGAAGTAGTGAACTCAAACAGAAAACAAAGTAGACTTGGTTCCAGCTTTCAGTTATAACTGTTCTAATAGTTAGTTACAAAGTAGTTAACGGCTAGTTGAATTAGTTAGGCATATCACAAGCtagtatatatacataacaatgtACATTGTTCTATTCATTCAATACAAGCAATTACTCTTCtctctcatcttcttcttctctcagTTCTCTTCCTTCCCTTCTTCTACAAACACTATCAAACTCTGTACTTCCTCCATTATTGAATAAACAAGAAGCTTACTGCTATCTTGTATaattacatggtatcaaagccattaCTCACTAGAATACTAGTAGAGCAAGGTCGATTCTAGTAGATTGAATCGAGATCAAGAAGTCTGCAATCAAGGATTACATAGCTACTGCAATGGATAATCAAACTGTTCCTGTGAATGTGGCTGAAACAAGCAGAGCTACTCCCATTTCACTGAACTACAATCATCGTCTCTTTCTCAGCCCTTCTGATGTAAGTGGCATACAAATCATCTCTTTTCAATTGACAAGAATTGAGAATTTTTCAATCTGGTTAAGATCCATGCGTATAGCCTTACTAGAGAGAAATAAGTTGGGCATGGTAGATGGAACATGCTCTAAAGATAAGTTCTCAAATGAGTTGAGTAGTTACTGGGAAAAAGTCAATTCAATTGTACTTTCTTGGATATGAATTCAGTTTCTAAAGAGTTACTTGGTGGAATCATGTATGCATCTGTAACTAGTGTTGTTTGGAATGAGCTATCTGAAAGGTTTAACAAAGTTGATGGGGAAAGAACGTTTAACAAAGTTGATGGGGAAAGAACCTTTAATCTGCACAAAGATATAGCCACATTGTCTCAAGGAACTGCCTCAGTGTCTGTGCATTTCTCGAAATTAAAGGATTTGTGGGAAGAATTTGAGGCTCTTGTGCCTGCACCTGGGTGTGAATGTGAAGAAATCAAAAGAATATGTACTGCATCTGTAGAAACTGAAACTGTTTATGCAATGATCATAAGTGATGACCCCTCTCCCAAATGTGAACCAAGTTTATGCAATGATCATAAGTGATGAAAGTCAAAAATCTGTTGCAAGTCAGGATGGAATCTTGGGAATGAATCCTGCAGTTAATGCCAAGAACCTTGAGATAGCCATATATTCAAGAAATGGTCCAGGTGGAAACAACAAccagaagttcaagaaaaatttCAATCTTCAATGTGATTTCTAAAAACTGAAGGGGCACTCTAAGGAAAATTGTTGGACGATAGTAGGCTATCCTCGAGATTACAAGGCCAAGAAGAAGTTCAAACATGAAGGGAACAACACAGCTTACAATGTGTCTTCAATGGACCAAGGTGGCTATGTTCAGTGTACAGATCAGTA from the Capsicum annuum cultivar UCD-10X-F1 chromosome 9, UCD10Xv1.1, whole genome shotgun sequence genome contains:
- the LOC124887265 gene encoding zeatin O-glucosyltransferase-like, whose protein sequence is MVVRNWVPQLEILRHSSTGGFLSHCGWNSCIESISMGVPLATWPIHHDQPFNAILVTNLLKTGTSVRSWTRREELVTASTIEKAVNTLMGTTEGEEMRQRTVELRKKIKSSVSDGEPAREAMESFISNIIK
- the LOC107841821 gene encoding zeatin O-glucosyltransferase-like, producing the protein MATNSSESVVHLNEAIVAMVPFPDYSHVNQLFVLARFIASRDIPVHFLCLADWNRDLKLRVQGGLEVSNIHFEDLSIPSSPKENDDAGRDGMPPILILLKKLREPFRKTCLELSTNAKRLVVIHDSIMRELTRDVHAFLNVKSYIFHTGSAFSKYSGLHQVIPDIVDDDHDKLVEKIHYEFPSLESCSGPYAEAFVRKEHEWQLNSGEILNTSREVEGKYLDLLAQTKGNKQWWAIGPLHMLLLESQDFSNRTRHECLEFLDKQDVNSVIFVSFGTTTTFSQEQVNEIALGLERSNHKFIWVLREAYKKTETEKIEERDGKIELPKRFEERAEGRGMVVRNWVPQLEILGHSSTGGFLSHCGWNSCIESISMGVPLATWPIHYDQPFNAIIMTNLLKIGTSVRSWAHRKELVTASTIEKTVNTLMGTIEGKEMRQRAVELRHKIKRSVSHGGPAHKEMESFISNIIK